A part of Bacillus rossius redtenbacheri isolate Brsri chromosome 1, Brsri_v3, whole genome shotgun sequence genomic DNA contains:
- the LOC134534360 gene encoding integral membrane protein 2B, translated as MTIVTKPISEKKADNLEEPLVDNEELEPIPAKVDIEATAEPDHHYLVLRSRARRISTATTICLFLTALLVMSIGIIGGMYLYRQFAQVEMHRFRGWCSIPYDGTKASMYHSLQQDSGLADSKMFKSIAKSDNGLTDDSEPQFFDEKFELDLENENFEKIDVPDFRDGRRGRFIHDFNANKTGIIDLDESRCFVMPLDRNRVLAPRSLFDLIKKMWEGYYEVNTEVVRETMRVVTPAITDFKTVGYYIARECEEKPTYMLEKYVSGVFKRSVPGKSTEYAGFAGNNIYQLHILGIPDDDAAEVKKIEEA; from the exons CCTGCCAAGGTGGACATAGAGGCCACCGCGGAGCCGGATCACCACTACCTGGTGCTGCGGTCCAGGGCCCGCCGCATATCCACGGCAACCACGATATGCCTTTTCCTCACCGCCCTGCTCGTCATGAGCATCGGCATCATCGGCGGGATGTACTTGTACCGCCAGTTCGCCCAGGTCGAG ATGCATCGTTTTCGTGGGTGGTGCAGTATTCCGTACGATGGTACCAAGGCATCGATGTATCACTCCCTCCAGCAAGACTCTGGATTGGCAGATTCTAAGATGTTCAAG AGCATAGCTAAATCTGACAATGGCCTAACTGACGATAGTGAACCTCAGttttttgatgaaaaatttgAGTTGGATCTTGAGAATGAGAACTTTGAGAAGATTGATGTGCCAGACTTCAGAGATGGACGAAGAGGCCGCTTCATCCACGATTTCAATGCG AACAAGACTGGAATTATTGACCTCGATGAAAGCCGCTGCTTTGTGATGCCGTTGGACAGAAACCGAGTGCTGGCCCCAAGATCTCTGTTTGATCTCATCAAGAAAATGTGGGAAG gaTACTACGAAGTAAACACAGAAGTTGTGCGAGAGACAATGCGAGTGGTTACCCCCGCTATTACCGACTTCAAGACAGTTGGGTACTACATTGCCCGGGAGTGTGAAGAGAAACCAACGTACATGCTGGAGAAGTATGTTTCTGGAG TGTTCAAGAGAAGTGTGCCTGGAAAGAGCACGGAATATGCAGGATTTGCTGGCAACAACATATATCAGCTTCACATACTGGGCATACCAGATGATGATGCTGCTGAAGTGAAGAAAATAGAAGAGGCTTAG